A stretch of DNA from Lotus japonicus ecotype B-129 chromosome 4, LjGifu_v1.2:
TTGTGCTAAAACTATACAATATCCACTCAATCAAATGGGATGTTTCCCCATGTACTTGAATAAACCTACACTAATACTAAGTAGGTTCCATGTATAAGCAGATTAATCTTGATTTGAACTGAAAAGAGCATAAAATTATAAGGGCTTGTCTGGTAATCATGTTACAGAACTGCACTAACCTCTGCAGGTTCAGTTGTTTAAATTAACAAAAAAGATAAACACCATGATCGTGATATGAGACCACTGTAGTGCCATGTCAATAACGTTTGtttaaattaacaaaataaaagatCATGTAGGCCATTATAACTTTTCATGAATTTACATctgattttaaaaattaaagaatatacataaaattgaagaaaattggTAGCCCATTACAAATGGGCCAATCTACTCATGTGAGGCCCAAGAGAGAAATATAGAGACCCAGCTGGTTAAACAATTTTGTATAGTTTGCTATGACTATGATGATAGATTTCTGGAAGATTCCATTTATTAAGATTTTGCACCTGTATGGCTATCCTTAATTCATGAAACTAGGAATGAAAAGGCATGAAGAAAATTGAGCATTTGATCTCCATCTTTTTGTGTGTTTTTCGTCagattttaattcttaattctTCTTGCATCTCTCTCTACCTTGAGGGCACCCCACCCCAATCTTGTAATAGACATAGCTGTGTTTAAAAATCAGACAATGAAGCCTTAACTCCGAGCTAAGCAAATATAAAGCCTGGTTAACCAAAACTTTATCTTATGTTTATTGGAAGTCCGGGATAGTTGGGCCATGGGCTTGAACCCGTAAATAACAAAATCTAGCCTGCCGAGACAAGCTTAGGCTTGTACATTGAGCCATCCTTTATTGGGCCGTAATCGTTCAttttctttgacaaaaaaaggCTATCAAGTGTACgtttaaccaaaaataatctatcAATTCTTCATCTTGTAAATAAAAAGACAACAAACTATCAAGTAGGGATTTTTTTTGCAGTGTCATGTTCAAAATATTTCAGTTTCAAAACTTCCACTGTCATGATTAATTGTATATTACACTTTTGACACTCTAGGTTTCAAAAGTGTATTTTTACTACCTGTTGGCATGAAATTTTACCCTGGTGAAGAGCTAAAGGAAATGATTGTTGAAACCAACCATATCGAGAATGGGTGGAAAAAGATAGAAAAATGGCTAAGTGTAAGATCCTCAGGTCACTAAAAGGCAAATATCAACAAGTGAAGAACTCGACTCGCCAGCAAAGGGAGTATTCTCAACGAGCAAACCCGCCAATGGAATCAGTCATATGTCGACCAACTGTTACCACCATCTCCATAACTGCAATAAACATGGGATCATGCAGAGCATGGTAGCTGCACATCGAGCGGGAAAAGCATCGGCCAGAACGTGGGCAGCTTTTAGAAGGGCAACGGTTGGAAAGAGAGAGTTTATAAATAGAGCGATCAACGTTTGAAGAAAGGGTTCGCAATTTTACTCTCAGAAAACACTCACAAAGCTCTAAATGTCTGAATCAATGAGACGCAACGAGCCTATGGAGTTTGCCACTAAGTATGTGATTGTTTGAACCAACCATGTTTTCGAATTCATGTTCATGCTTTCTAATCAACGTTTTTGTACTTTGTTATTCAAGCAATGAAGTTTGTTTCTCAGTTTCTTACTTTTGTTCTTTTGCACTTTTGCTTTCGGCGTTCATTTTAATCAAAATTGTCCTTAATTTCCGTTTTTCATTCACAAATTCACTTCTGATAGTGTTTTCATTAAAGAACTTTATAATCGTTtctctttaattttatttgtttaccaaaaacctCTGTAAACACTATATACCATATATGAGGAACTTGAACTTCtgaaaataaaattacacaTTAATTTTGGTGTGAAACTGTGAATCCACGCTGAGTCTATATACACATTTAAAATTGGAGTTTGAGATATGTTGTAGTTTGGAAAAACTATTAATTAGTGTTAGTAGAGCACTCAAACTTTTTTCATATAAATTTATCTTTTTACACatttaattactttatttttcatattCATATAAAATTATCACAAAACTTATGCTTACTTATGTTAAAGtatgtttaaataaaaatatgtataATTTAACTCGAATTTCTATCTACAATCACAACCGTTTAAATTTTGCAATAATAATTTATCTAAAAGTTTACAATAGTAGTACAGGTCAACCAATCCATGATTCACTGTAGTACTAGCTAGAATAATGACATAAAAATAAGAACAGCAACCAAAACATAAACGGCCTCTAATGTTGCAAGTAAAACAAAACAACCATGACTTTCTTCTGCTATTATATAGAGTATCTCCTTGCAGTTGGTGAGGGTATATTCGTCTTCTTCACACGTAAGATTCTATGTGGCCACCAAATCTTTGTTTAGTCTTGCAGTTAGTTCCTTTCGCAGAATTTTGCCTGAGGCTGCTTTAGGAATGGCGTCCGTGAAGAAAACTCTGTTGATTCTCTTGTAAAATACCACCTACCACAAACAAACAACACCACCTTCAATATAACCACTTCATATCTATGCATGTTTAGGTCTCCTACTTTGCAAATACTATAATTGCAAGTTTCTTCTGAGTTGAGATTCActttgataaaataaataaacaaatcgattataaaaaaaaataaaaaattgaagagtGGAACACCACATTCCTCTAAGAACTTCCAATATTTAGAAAATTGGACAAGCTAATTGGTCACGAAACAAAAATGATTGGTTTCAGAAGAAGGTGTAGATCAATATCAGTGAAAATCAATATAAGTGTTGAAAatctttcaagaaaaaaaatatatatatatatataagtgttGAAAATCAGGTTGAACCgatcaatttttatttaaaaatatgtttaaCCGTTTAACCATTCGTTTATCACTTTTTATCATAAACGTTATACAAGATAAAttactaaaatttaaaatttaagtcTGAATTTCTTAATAttgtatataaatatattacataatattaaaaatagtaTTTAATTATTAACAGTTCAACCATAATTAATCATTAAACTTTGAACCGATGTCTCTACGAGTTTAATTATTCACTCATTTTCTAAACATTGGTATAATCATTCAAATCCAACTCCACCAAACGCTTCAACAAGTGGGGGTTGTTTTCTAAATATCAAATAAATGCTTAAAAAAATGGAATTGCTTCCTTAGTGGACTAATTAATTACGTGTCAAAGATTATTAACTGAATAAAGTTTGTTAGGTGCACCTAGTATATACATGTGATTGATATAATCGGGTgcataatagaaaaataataaaatcctATAGAAATATTAACcattaaaaaactcctacaTTCCTAAACTCCTCTAAAAAGAAATGAAACCAATTATTTCGGTAAAACGAACCTGTTTTGAAATGTACTGTTTGATTTCATCGTCGGTGATCTTAGAACCATTTGATCTCACGATAAATGCAACTGGTAATTCTCCTGCAGCTTCATCTTTCAAGCTGAAACCAACAGAACTAATCATATTAgccatatatatttataaattactTTTAACTACATATTTATGAGACTTCTTTGAcaatttttgaattaaaaaatatgaaagttGGGTTTTGGCTTTGAAAAATTTTAATTAGGTGAGCAACTTACGGTACAACAGCAGCATCAGAAATGTTTGGGTGAGCAATCAacaatgcttcgagctcggcaGGAGCTACTTGGAATCCTTTGTATTTGATTAACTCCTTTAATCGATCGACGATGAAAAGCTCATCATCATCGTCGATGAAACCTATATCACCGGTATGTAACCACCCTTCTTTGTCTACAGTTCTTTTCGTCGCCTCTAGGTCATTCAAGTACCCTGATCACCAACAACAAATCAATGGTAATTAACAAGATTTTTCACTTCATGCCAGAAAGTACTCAAAGTAGTGTTATTTTAGGGTAGCATGTTATATGGACAAGGTTTAGGTTAATTACTCAATAAAATTTGGGCGTTAAAAATGTCCCACTTAGGTGCAATAAAGAAGAGAACGATAATTTATATTGTGAAATGCATTGATCATCTAATTTATCTTATGGATCATAATCAGTTTCATGCAAATATGAACTGAGACAGGCTCTCTTCCTAGCTAGGTGGTTGTGGACCATAACTAATTAGTAGCTTAAAGGTCCTATGATCAAATAATTGTGACTATGTAAGGACCACGTCATTTGTGAGAAAAAAACTAGTGACTTGAGTTAGGTGTGGACTTCGTCAAGTCAGTCATTGACATTAGACTTCCAAGCAAAGCTGGCAACACTTTCAATTTCAACTTTACCTTGCAATTTCATCACCTAGCTATCAACAAGGTAATGAAACTTCTGAATAAGCTAGACCACCCGATGAGCATGTATTCATACGTTTTAGGCAGTATCTTGACATTTTTGGCATTTGATATGTTCAATTTAGACATTATGCAGCAAATTTGACGTACTAGCCACCAAGGTAGTCAAATCGAGATACGTATCGTGTATCGCTAGACCCTAATTCCGTGTCGCGTATCGTATCGTAACGTGTATCGTAAGATAcggacacaaaaaaaattaagtcataaattaaataatatactaatatatcatctaaatatagttcaaaataatcaaatatccaagtcataagtagaaaaatagtctcacaaagttcaagttcaacctaATTCCAAGCCATAAGCCAAACTAAAGTACTAAACATCAAAGAGATGAAATTAAATGCCCACTCCCTAATTCCAAGCCATTAAAGGGATGctgaagttgaacgtgaaacatgaaagtgctgctgaagttgaacgtgaaagggtgaaagaatcaaagaaaacatcactttttagggaaatttactaatttttaaCGAAATTAAATTCCCACTCCCTAATTTCTAGGAGAGTCAGATGAAACAgcatttgaaaaactgtttttgtatcgtatcgggatacgtatcgtgcgatacTCATGCGATATGTGCGATACAGGTCACGATACGAAACAAAAAGATACTACATGAGATACGTATCGTTTGGTTGATTTTCGTATCgtatcgggatacgtatcgtgcgatacGCACGATCCTAACTACCATGCTAGCCACAAATTTAAATGAATTATATGAGTACTAAAATATTGTCAATTTTATTAGTTAGGCACATGGACCAAATTATatgttttatctatttttttcaaattaaacaTGCCCTTAATCAATCATTGTCATTATCAATAGTTTGGTGGGTGTGTGTAAATGTGCTTTTAATCTGTCTAGTAAGAAATACTgatttcaagtttcaaccatAGATAGTGCACGCGAGTTCTTGTGATTGGTAGCACTCCACTCAGAATCAGAATCCCACATTCACCGGCCCCACATCCTAGAAGCATTTCCCATATAATTGCTACTCCACTTATTTATTTGATCCACCAACCTCAACCAccccacatatatatatatatatatagactatTATAAACAATAGATAAACTCTCAAATTtagttataaaattaaaatagcaTATAAAAATTTCATAACCTTTCATGCATAAATGGGAATGTTGAAtgaatatatatctatatacctttcATAACCTTTGTGCCTCTGATGCAAATTTCACCGGGGTTGTTTCTTGGAAGGGAAGCACCGGTCTCTGTATCCACGATTTTCATCTCGGCATTTCTTACGACGGTCCCGCATGCACCTGATTTTGTCTTGAAAGGCTCCTTTGCAAATGCTAAGCTAATGGCCAGTGGCCCTGCCTCTGTCATTCCATATCCCTGTTTATCCATCAAAATTCTATGTTAATCCCTTTTTTTCGTTTCTTTACTTATTATTTACAATATGTttcttatatttaaaaataatttgtgaaAAAATTATCTTCATTTGTGAAAAAATTCTTCTTAGTTCATGATAGACATAGCTAAAAAGTAATTTTAGTGCATGGAAATCATATCatcattattattaaaaatggAAAAGTTAAAAGATACATGGTCTTGTGAAAGTCCACACAGACTCCACCAAAACTAAATGGGAGAGGACAAGTACATTGCAATTGCACATTTGACAATTCAACCAATTTTGTCTGGAGTGTAAAATGTACTttaaaaagtaagaaaaatgaTTATAACTAAATATTATGAAATTTATGGTCTACgataaaagaaaaaactattaaaattaaaaatacaggTATTTCACTAGCttgatttctttttttaattaaaacacaTCGAAATATAAATAaggtaaaaaatattttcaaaaaaaaaggtaaaaaataaACTTATGAATTAATTAGAAAGTCATAATACTAGTAAGcattaaatttcaaataaatcatgcaatattttaaatttaatttttaaagtgacattttcacctattttaaAGCATTTATACCTAaccgtcaaaaaaaaaagcatttatACCTAGTTTTTACTTTATGAAGATATGACAAAAGTTCCATAAATAATGACACTATGATAAAGAAATCATTTTCTTATTAATTCCTTTACGAAAATAGCTTGTTTTCTTGTATAGAATATCCGCATATCTGTAAATCtcatcagaaaataaatatttacacGAAAAAAGTGATCTACAAATGAATATGACGATCTTCATGTATAAATAACAATAAAAGCATtcttaaaaactaataaaagtCAAATTGTTCCGTCCTCATTATCATTATGAAGATGCGCGCGAAGAATATGTGAGTATTATGTAGCTAATTCTCACTTGTTATTGACCCATATCAAACTTTCTGTCCACACTTTATTTTCATCATTCATCTTGACATAATTTTTAATCTCATTCCTAtattacagaaaaaaaaattatgaccaCTTTTTATCAATTAGAGTGTTTAAAGTGTGTGAGAAAAAAAGTGTAAAAATGTTTAAAATTTAACAATTATATGTAAACATATATTTGTTCTTTTTTTCATCGTTCGGCATATATTTTAGCGGCAGCATTTAACCCTAGCTAACATTGCGACGGTTCATGCTGACGCTAAATATATGTCTTTTGTGGAAAATTAAGACAAAGGTGAGATAGATTGCATAGCAATTTACCTGTCCTAGTTTGGCTTGTGGAAGCCTTGCCTTCACAGCCTCTTCAAGCTCCATCCCCATAGGCGCCGCACCGGTGATCATGACCCGAATCGACGACAAGTCGTACTGGTGAGCTTCCCCGCTCTTAACCAACGCCAAAACAATCGGCGGCACAAACGACGCCACCGTCACCCTGTACTTCTGTATAACCTCCAACAGCGTCACAATCTCAAACTTCTGCAGAATCAGCACCGCCGCACCGGCGCGCATACTACTCAGCAAAATGGAGTTCAGCGCGTAGATATGAAACATTGGGAGCACGCAGAGTTGCACGTCCTCTTCGTCAGTATACTGGTGAGGATTTTCACCGTCGACGAGCTGCGCCACCGTGGTGACAAGATTCTGATGGGTTAACACCACCCCTTTGGGAAGCCCCGACGTGCCGGAAGAAAACGGTAGCGCAACGATGTCGTTTGGGCTGAATTCAACTTCCGGTGCTCTGTTTTCGTCGGCGTCTGTCAAAACAGAGAAATGCAGAGCACCTCTGTTTTCTGTGGAATCAATGCTTATCACGGTGATATCATTGCTCTCCGTGAAGCCATTGATTTTTTCAAGATACGCGGATTGTGTGATGATGAGTTTTGTTTTTGTGGCCGTTGCTTGTTTTGCTAGCTCCGATTGCGTGTAGAAGGGGTTGGCGGTGGTGACGGCGGCTCCGGCAAACGAGGCGCCGAGGAAGGCAAGGGCAAACTGGGGGCAGTTACGGAGGACGAGCATGATCACATCACCGTGGCGGATGCCGAGGGAGTGGAGGCCGGCGGCGATCTTCCGGGAGGCGAGGTGGACGTCGGCATAGGTGTGGATTTTTCCGGTGTCGCCGTCGATGAGGCATGGGCGGTGTTGGAAGCGGGGGAGGTTCTCAAAGATGTAAGAGTGGAGAGGAAGGTGTGTGGGGATGGGAATGTCGGGGAGTTTGGAGCGGAAGATGAATTGTTCTTCatcttgtggtggtggtggtggaggagacaTGCCGGAGaatgaaggtggtggtggatgtAATTATTGAGTTTACTACACTAGAAATGTGTTTGAAGTGGTGTGAATAAATCTGCCAGGCACCATATAGGCATATACGTTATAGACTATATAGtgtgtatatataataaataaataaaatcataagTGGTTGGTTCTCTTCCATCTGTAGTTGTTGGGGACAGGGACTGGCATGTCCACATATTCTATTCTTTTTCTGCAACACAGCCTCATTCACATTGGCACATCTTCAATTGGATCTCTCATACAGGGATGAGGATCTCTCAACAGTAAACTTGAGCTAATAGTTAAACTGTTTAAGCAACAATGTTTTCAATTGAAACAATGTTAAGCTTTTACTAATAGTTCAACTGTTTAAGCAAcaatgtttcaaattttcaatagATATTATCAATTTATTTGACAGAATTATAATCGGTCAAATAAGCATCGCTTATTCTATgaaaaatgtttaattaaaaatccattTGTACTCAACactaattaacaaaaaaaaatcataacttaGGACACAAGTAGGCAAGTAAAAAATAAACACTAAGATTCTTTGGCAAAATGAAATGATTATACAAGATCAGATGACTTATTTATATAGTGAGGAGCCATTTGAATGGTCATTAAAACGAGTTCAAATACAATTATGTAGAGACATATATCAAGGGATAACAATTGTGTGGGTTTGGTCAACAGACTTAAGTTCTgtttgaaagagcttatttgagcttatctgatagcataagctcttatgtcagtgtttgaaagagcttatgcaaacaacttatgacttatcataagttgttttgagcttatttttttaaactatttatgatagcttatgaaaaagagtttatgcttatatataacttattttcgatttatttcaataaaaaaattaaaatagcttgtgaataagcgcttatgaccataagcgcttagtTAAACTGTGTTTCTAAACAGGGCCTTGATGACATTTTTTTGGCTTGTTGAGGGATGAATTTGACCCATATTTTTGTGAGTGACTGACTCATTTTGTTGGTGTTTAGTGATATTGTGAGGATACAACGTAGTAATGGTGAGTTGGTCGGCCAAATACTTTAACAGTCCACAACCCCAAGAAAAATCCTCTCGCCCAATCTTGTTGTTGTCACCCTAAGCTTGCTGTCAAGATCGACATCTGCTCCCTCAACATCCTAATTAAGGGGCCTTGTTGTTGAGACTGGCTTCCATCTCCCTCGAAGTTGCTCCTTTTTCAGttgtgaattttattttttggggtTATTGGATTTAAGGTTTTCGGTAGGGTTTTTGTGTTTGATATTTGGTTGAGGGAGCATGAAAGGGTTTGAGTTATGGGTTAGGTTTATGGGTTTGGGGGTTTTCAGGGATTTTGAATTGAAGGTTTAGTTTGAGAAGAGGTACATCAATATGAGTTTTGGCGGAGGGATCGAGACACGATATGGGAAAGGGTCGTGCAATGTGGGAGAGCACGACAGAGGGTTTGAAAGGTTGAATGGGGAGGAAAATCTAGTtttgaagaaggaggaggaggaggagaaagaggagaagaagaggaagaagaagaggaagaagaacaagaacaaaaacatgaagaaaagaggaagaagaaggagatggcGAAGgagtagaagaagaaaaagactcaGGTGAGGAGGAAAGGCTcgttgaagaaggagaagggtCATGtaaagaaaaaggagaagaagaagaagaagactctaGTTAGGAGAAAATGcctgttgaagaagaagaagggtcaagtgaagaagaaggagaaggagaagactTAGTGAGGAGGAAATGcccgttgaagaagaagaagggtcaggttaagaagaagaagaatactaTAGTGAGGAAAAAAATGTCCGCTGAAAAAGAAGGAGGgtcagatgaagaagaaggagaagaagaaaactcTCGTGAGGAAGAAATGCCCgttgaaaaagaagaagggtcaagtgaagaagaaggagaagaaaaaaatactcTGGTGCTGAGGAGATGcccgttgaagaagaagaagcgccatgtgaagaagaaggaccAAAGTCTAAACCTTAAATTTGACTTGGGTACTGACAATAGATAAAGAACATTAGGGCCAATAgtgtaaaaatatttattatttaaaaaaattaatatcgaGTAAGGGGTGAACACACCCTTGTGCAAGGTTACACAGTTTTGTTTAGGTTAGGCTAACCCCCTTCATTTGTGTGTTTTCTTTCGAGGTAAAAGTATGTTTTCAAGCTTTATAATGTGTATAAGAAAAGTttgttatgaatttttttttgttcgaTAAGTATTTGTGTACACCCAATAGGAGTAGTGTTGACCGAAAATTTATAATTAGACgtatggatgacaatgggtcttgAGCCCATTGGGTACCCATTACAAATACTCACAATGGATAGGgtaaaaacccactatatgggtatgaggttgggtaTCGGTAATTACCTGTAAAAAATAGTAAGTACTTGTGCAGGTATGAGtattatagtacccaacccgcctcATGCCCGCAAACactttattaataatttttattatatacGTTTATccacaaatataataagtgttttcacttcataaatttatatatCGTTTATCCACAAATAAAATAAGTGTTTTCactttaaaaagtgattttaaactgtatGGATATAATATATTTCAAATATAAGTTAGAGATATTTTTCCCGAGTAAAGGTTTAAGGAAAGTAGAATGTTTCGTTCCTTTTCGTTCCACCATTTTTTACAGAATTAAAATGTCTCATTCCAAAAGTCGTTTATGTCATGTTCCGTTCCAATTT
This window harbors:
- the LOC130710387 gene encoding 4-coumarate--CoA ligase 1-like, with protein sequence MSPPPPPPQDEEQFIFRSKLPDIPIPTHLPLHSYIFENLPRFQHRPCLIDGDTGKIHTYADVHLASRKIAAGLHSLGIRHGDVIMLVLRNCPQFALAFLGASFAGAAVTTANPFYTQSELAKQATATKTKLIITQSAYLEKINGFTESNDITVISIDSTENRGALHFSVLTDADENRAPEVEFSPNDIVALPFSSGTSGLPKGVVLTHQNLVTTVAQLVDGENPHQYTDEEDVQLCVLPMFHIYALNSILLSSMRAGAAVLILQKFEIVTLLEVIQKYRVTVASFVPPIVLALVKSGEAHQYDLSSIRVMITGAAPMGMELEEAVKARLPQAKLGQGYGMTEAGPLAISLAFAKEPFKTKSGACGTVVRNAEMKIVDTETGASLPRNNPGEICIRGTKVMKGYLNDLEATKRTVDKEGWLHTGDIGFIDDDDELFIVDRLKELIKYKGFQVAPAELEALLIAHPNISDAAVVPLKDEAAGELPVAFIVRSNGSKITDDEIKQYISKQVVFYKRINRVFFTDAIPKAASGKILRKELTARLNKDLVAT